The proteins below are encoded in one region of Candidatus Polarisedimenticolia bacterium:
- a CDS encoding DUF6600 domain-containing protein yields MKTMRVSSVLAILIFSALASACVTVAPQRVEVQPAPRRVAVPIGAEEQPFYDDLSLYGEWIYVSGPGWVWCPSETEAGWRPYQLGHWVLTDYGWTWASDEEFGWAVYHYGRWHSDPAYGWVWVPGTEWGPAWVAWHQGGDWIGWAPLPWQVRWRAGIGLDWGSVRIDVALAPSSWYFVRTRYLVDPGLRFRIASPDQNVTLIRLTQHVTNYTYVDNRIVDQSIRADFVGRAVGRPIRRYPLREAESPEMSSGGGVRDGEFVVYRPGMARGGRPPGRSLPPGQERRRFPAPGRPEPIQENASAPAGRSAGEAREAARTGRDQRPSRIDRAAPGQERREPGASSPSTEPATPRTAPRGRDDAGARPGGGRPESPGNPPAPSSAAPRPSKPENASGKSERGHDHPQPGKGRGKKHDPTGKSGKPKPADAGAAQPDPEKSDSEKPE; encoded by the coding sequence ATGAAAACCATGAGGGTTTCAAGCGTCCTGGCGATCCTGATCTTCTCCGCGCTGGCTTCCGCCTGCGTCACCGTGGCGCCGCAGCGCGTCGAGGTCCAGCCCGCGCCGCGGAGAGTCGCCGTCCCGATCGGGGCTGAAGAGCAGCCCTTCTACGACGATTTGTCTCTGTACGGCGAGTGGATCTACGTCTCCGGCCCCGGATGGGTCTGGTGTCCTTCAGAGACCGAGGCCGGGTGGCGTCCCTATCAGCTCGGCCATTGGGTGCTCACCGATTACGGCTGGACGTGGGCTTCGGACGAAGAATTCGGCTGGGCCGTCTACCACTACGGCCGCTGGCACAGCGACCCGGCTTACGGCTGGGTCTGGGTCCCGGGCACCGAGTGGGGACCGGCCTGGGTCGCCTGGCATCAGGGAGGAGACTGGATCGGCTGGGCGCCCCTTCCCTGGCAGGTGCGCTGGAGAGCCGGGATCGGGCTGGATTGGGGCAGCGTTCGGATCGACGTGGCGCTGGCTCCCTCGTCCTGGTATTTCGTCCGGACCCGCTATCTCGTCGATCCCGGGCTGCGCTTCCGGATCGCGTCCCCGGATCAGAACGTCACGTTGATTCGCCTGACGCAGCACGTGACGAATTACACCTACGTCGACAACCGCATCGTCGATCAGAGCATCCGCGCCGACTTCGTCGGCCGGGCGGTGGGGCGCCCGATCCGGCGTTACCCGCTGCGGGAAGCGGAATCTCCGGAAATGTCGTCCGGCGGCGGCGTGCGCGACGGCGAGTTCGTCGTCTACCGTCCGGGGATGGCGCGCGGCGGGCGCCCGCCGGGACGGAGCCTTCCCCCCGGGCAGGAGCGGCGGCGCTTCCCCGCCCCGGGCCGCCCGGAGCCGATCCAGGAAAATGCCTCCGCGCCCGCTGGCCGCTCCGCTGGGGAGGCGCGCGAGGCGGCGCGGACGGGCCGGGATCAGCGCCCTTCGCGTATCGATCGGGCGGCCCCCGGGCAGGAGCGCCGGGAACCAGGAGCTTCTTCGCCATCGACCGAGCCGGCGACGCCCCGAACGGCGCCGCGGGGCCGGGACGATGCGGGAGCCCGGCCGGGCGGAGGCCGTCCCGAGTCTCCGGGGAACCCGCCGGCACCGAGCTCGGCCGCTCCCCGGCCGAGCAAGCCCGAGAACGCCTCCGGCAAGTCCGAGCGCGGCCACGACCACCCGCAGCCCGGCAAGGGGCGCGGCAAGAAGCATGACCCGACGGGGAAATCGGGAAAACCGAAGCCGGCGGACGCCGGCGCGGCGCAGCCGGATCCGGAAAAGTCCGATTCCGAGAAGCCGGAGTGA
- the arcC gene encoding carbamate kinase, with protein MRIVVALGGNALLRRGEPMTAENQRSNVQAAARALAPLARNHQLVISHGNGPQVGLMALQASAYKEVDPYPLDVLGAQTEGSIGYMIEQELGNLLPFEVPFATILTMVEVDPDDPAFRNPDKPIGPIYTKEEAQRLADEKGWTMAPDGDRFRRVVPSPLPRRIFEIRPVRWLMEKGTIVICAGGGGIPTMYGKDGKLHGAEVVIDKDRASALLARDLEADFFIMATDVDAVQADWGTPRARAIRRISPAALRGLRFAAGSMGPKVQAACEFAEQTGKTAAIGALTGLPAILEGRAGTLVSRDVAEVIWG; from the coding sequence GTGCGGATCGTGGTGGCGCTGGGGGGCAACGCGCTGTTGCGCCGGGGAGAGCCGATGACGGCCGAGAATCAGCGCAGCAACGTCCAGGCGGCGGCGCGGGCGCTCGCCCCACTCGCCCGCAATCATCAGCTGGTAATCTCCCACGGCAACGGTCCCCAGGTCGGCCTGATGGCGCTTCAGGCCTCCGCCTACAAGGAGGTCGATCCCTATCCTCTCGACGTCCTGGGCGCGCAGACGGAAGGGAGCATCGGCTACATGATCGAGCAGGAGCTGGGGAACCTGCTGCCTTTCGAGGTTCCTTTCGCCACCATCCTGACGATGGTGGAGGTCGATCCCGACGATCCAGCGTTCCGGAACCCGGACAAGCCGATCGGGCCAATCTACACGAAAGAGGAGGCGCAGCGCCTCGCCGACGAGAAGGGATGGACGATGGCGCCCGACGGGGATCGCTTCCGCCGGGTCGTTCCTTCGCCGCTCCCCCGCAGGATCTTCGAAATCCGCCCGGTGCGCTGGCTGATGGAGAAGGGGACCATCGTCATCTGCGCCGGGGGCGGAGGGATTCCGACGATGTACGGCAAGGACGGAAAGCTTCACGGCGCGGAAGTGGTGATCGACAAGGACCGCGCCAGCGCCTTGCTGGCGCGCGATCTCGAGGCCGATTTTTTCATCATGGCGACCGACGTCGACGCGGTCCAGGCCGACTGGGGAACGCCGCGCGCCCGGGCCATTCGCCGCATCTCGCCGGCGGCGCTGCGTGGCCTCCGGTTCGCCGCCGGCTCGATGGGACCCAAAGTGCAGGCGGCCTGCGAGTTCGCCGAGCAGACGGGGAAGACGGCGGCCATCGGCGCCCTGACCGGCCTCCCGGCGATTCTCGAGGGCCGGGCCGGGACGCTGGTCTCCCGGGACGTCGCCGAGGTGATCTGGGGCTGA
- a CDS encoding amino acid permease, which yields MTSDPRPSLHGGPPPGSRSLGFVACTSLVVGNMIGSGIFLLPTSLSPYGGISLLGWGFTTLGAICLALVFARLAALVPKAGGPYAYTRAGFGDFPGFWVAWGYWTSILAGNAAISVAMVSYLRVFVPAMSGVTLVACLVAIAAVWLLTWVNCRGVRTAGWVQVATTVLKIVPLAALAVFGLFGMNPAHFVPFNRSGLSGFSAVSAVAALTLWSFLGLESATIPAEEVTAPARTIPRATVAGTLIVAVVYILGTVAVMGILPPEALAKSGAPFADAARALWGDWAYYFVGFGAVVSCFGALNGWILLQGRIPMAAARDGLFPSQFGRLSKAGVPAFGLVVSSLFVTAMLALNYSGSQSLVELFDFVILLATLATLIPYVFCAMAELMIYVRDRSRFRSERLAGSVVIALAAFAYSAWAIYGSGARTVLYGFLLLVAGLPIYVLLGWQQSAARGERPSAGGRG from the coding sequence ATGACCTCCGACCCGCGTCCTTCGCTGCACGGTGGCCCGCCGCCAGGCAGCCGATCGCTCGGCTTCGTGGCCTGCACCTCGCTGGTCGTGGGGAACATGATCGGCTCCGGCATCTTCCTTCTTCCGACCTCGCTTTCCCCCTACGGAGGGATCTCCCTTCTCGGATGGGGCTTCACCACGCTGGGCGCCATCTGCCTGGCCCTGGTCTTCGCGCGCCTGGCGGCGCTCGTGCCGAAGGCCGGAGGCCCCTACGCCTACACGCGGGCGGGATTCGGGGACTTCCCCGGCTTCTGGGTCGCGTGGGGATATTGGACGTCGATCTTGGCGGGCAACGCCGCCATCTCCGTGGCGATGGTCAGCTATCTCCGGGTCTTCGTGCCGGCGATGAGCGGCGTCACGCTCGTGGCCTGCCTGGTGGCGATCGCCGCGGTCTGGCTCCTTACCTGGGTGAATTGCCGCGGGGTCCGGACGGCCGGATGGGTGCAGGTCGCGACGACTGTCCTCAAGATCGTCCCGCTCGCCGCCCTCGCCGTGTTCGGACTGTTCGGAATGAATCCCGCGCATTTCGTTCCCTTCAATCGAAGCGGGCTTTCCGGCTTCTCCGCCGTCTCCGCGGTCGCCGCGCTCACCCTGTGGTCGTTCCTCGGGCTCGAATCGGCGACCATCCCCGCGGAGGAGGTGACGGCCCCGGCCAGGACGATCCCCCGGGCCACGGTGGCCGGCACCTTGATCGTCGCGGTGGTCTACATCCTCGGGACGGTAGCGGTCATGGGAATCCTCCCCCCCGAAGCCCTCGCCAAGTCGGGGGCCCCGTTCGCCGACGCCGCCCGGGCGCTGTGGGGGGACTGGGCTTACTATTTCGTGGGGTTCGGCGCCGTGGTGTCCTGCTTCGGCGCCCTGAACGGATGGATCCTGCTGCAGGGACGGATCCCGATGGCGGCGGCGCGCGACGGTCTTTTCCCGTCCCAGTTCGGGAGGCTCTCGAAAGCGGGCGTGCCCGCCTTCGGGCTCGTCGTCTCGAGCCTCTTCGTCACGGCGATGCTGGCGCTGAACTACTCCGGATCCCAAAGCCTCGTCGAGTTGTTCGATTTCGTCATCCTGCTCGCCACCCTGGCGACGCTGATTCCCTACGTCTTCTGCGCCATGGCGGAGCTGATGATCTACGTGCGCGACCGGTCGCGCTTCCGCTCCGAGCGCCTGGCCGGGTCCGTCGTGATCGCCCTCGCCGCCTTCGCCTACTCGGCGTGGGCCATCTACGGCTCGGGGGCGCGGACCGTGCTCTACGGGTTCCTGCTGCTGGTGGCCGGATTGCCGATCTACGTCCTGCTGGGATGGCAGCAATCGGCCGCCCGCGGCGAGCGCCCGTCCGCCGGCGGGAGAGGCTGA
- a CDS encoding PDZ domain-containing protein, whose protein sequence is MHWNRILGALSLALALVVASGASYAGGKECHAGEKAENAADKSGHECGMKAEECAQSMKKDAKTHGWLGIGLDMGDTDQLTVSKVWAGSPAEKAGFQVGDQVVSINGVEANGDNQEKIHGMQRDAKIGDKTTWVVARGTEQVTLEATLAKISDEALAESIDHHMKGEHKIVKN, encoded by the coding sequence TTGCATTGGAATCGAATCCTGGGAGCGCTGTCGCTCGCCCTTGCGCTCGTCGTCGCCAGCGGCGCATCGTATGCGGGAGGCAAGGAATGCCATGCCGGCGAGAAGGCCGAGAACGCTGCGGACAAGTCGGGGCATGAGTGCGGCATGAAAGCCGAGGAATGCGCCCAGTCGATGAAGAAGGACGCCAAGACCCACGGGTGGCTCGGCATCGGGCTGGACATGGGGGACACGGATCAGCTCACGGTCAGCAAGGTGTGGGCCGGCAGTCCGGCCGAGAAGGCGGGCTTTCAGGTGGGCGATCAGGTCGTGTCGATCAACGGCGTGGAGGCCAACGGCGACAACCAGGAGAAGATTCACGGCATGCAGCGCGACGCCAAGATCGGCGACAAGACGACCTGGGTGGTCGCGCGGGGGACGGAGCAGGTGACGCTGGAGGCGACGCTCGCGAAGATCTCCGACGAGGCCCTCGCCGAGAGCATCGATCATCACATGAAGGGGGAGCACAAGATCGTCAAGAACTGA
- a CDS encoding citrate synthase, producing the protein MPKETPAKDPKDTLTVTDNRTGKTYEIPIEHGAIRALDLRQIRTSPEDFGLMTYDPAFTNTASCKSAVTYIDGERGVLNYRGYPIEQLAEKSSYLEVAYLILHGELPAKQDYSAWVKNITTHTLLHENIKKFMEGFWHDAHPMGMLVSTVGALSTFYPDAKNITDPQSRRWQSVRLIAKTPTLAAFAYRYSIGRPYAYPDNELSYTGNFLNMMFKLTELKYRPKPVLERALDVLFILHADHEQNCSANAMRSVGSSQVDPYSAVAAATAALYGPLHGGANEMVIRMLREIGGKGRVPEFIKRVKAGERRLMGFGHRVYKNYDPRAKIIKQMADQVFAEMGSNPLLEIALELERIALEDEYFVSRKLYPNVDFYSGLIYQSMGFPMDMFPVLFAIARTAGWMAQWEEMMRDPEQKISRPRQIYLGAVRRDYVPMERREPAGSWKAARYRPD; encoded by the coding sequence ATGCCGAAAGAGACTCCGGCGAAAGACCCGAAGGACACGCTGACCGTCACCGACAATCGGACGGGGAAGACGTACGAGATCCCGATCGAGCACGGCGCGATCCGGGCGCTCGATCTCCGCCAGATCCGGACCTCGCCCGAGGATTTCGGCCTGATGACCTACGATCCGGCGTTCACCAACACCGCCAGCTGCAAGAGCGCCGTCACCTACATCGACGGCGAGCGGGGAGTCCTCAACTACCGCGGCTATCCGATCGAGCAGCTGGCGGAGAAGAGCAGCTACCTGGAGGTCGCCTACCTGATCCTCCACGGCGAGCTGCCCGCGAAGCAGGACTACAGCGCCTGGGTCAAGAACATCACGACGCACACCCTGCTCCACGAGAACATCAAGAAGTTCATGGAGGGCTTCTGGCACGACGCCCATCCCATGGGGATGCTGGTGTCCACCGTCGGAGCGCTCTCCACGTTCTATCCCGACGCCAAGAACATCACCGATCCCCAGTCGCGGCGGTGGCAGTCGGTGCGGCTGATCGCGAAGACGCCGACGCTGGCCGCGTTCGCCTACCGCTACAGCATCGGCCGGCCGTACGCCTATCCCGACAACGAGCTGTCGTACACGGGCAACTTCCTCAACATGATGTTCAAGCTGACGGAGCTGAAGTACCGGCCCAAGCCGGTCCTGGAGCGGGCGCTGGACGTCCTCTTCATCCTGCACGCCGATCACGAGCAGAACTGCTCGGCGAACGCCATGCGCAGCGTCGGGTCCTCCCAGGTCGATCCCTACTCCGCAGTGGCCGCGGCGACCGCCGCGCTCTACGGACCGCTGCACGGGGGGGCGAACGAAATGGTGATCCGCATGCTCCGGGAGATCGGCGGCAAGGGCCGGGTGCCGGAGTTCATCAAGCGGGTCAAGGCGGGGGAGCGGCGGCTCATGGGCTTCGGCCACCGCGTCTACAAGAACTACGATCCGCGGGCGAAGATCATCAAGCAGATGGCCGATCAGGTCTTCGCGGAGATGGGCTCGAACCCGCTGCTCGAGATCGCGCTGGAGCTGGAGAGGATCGCCCTGGAGGACGAGTACTTCGTGTCCCGGAAGCTCTACCCGAACGTTGACTTCTACTCCGGGCTGATCTATCAGAGCATGGGCTTCCCGATGGACATGTTCCCCGTCCTCTTCGCCATCGCGCGGACCGCGGGGTGGATGGCGCAGTGGGAGGAGATGATGCGGGACCCGGAGCAGAAGATCTCGCGCCCGAGGCAGATCTACCTGGGCGCCGTCCGCCGCGACTACGTGCCGATGGAGCGCCGCGAGCCCGCGGGGAGCTGGAAGGCGGCGCGCTACCGCCCCGACTAA
- a CDS encoding GGDEF domain-containing protein, with protein MAKQRVGDETVSLPRPVVSPKLDRGHAGLVVIQGREIGRLYRLRRRESVLGREEAADLRVPDDRISRCHARLSVVREGDGGALHVFLSDLGSTNGTTVNGEPVSRRELREGDKVRMGDTVLKFVLQDALDARFHREIRNRIAFDQLTGLLTKESLMTAAEGELKRCARFSLPMAVLMMDLDRFKNVNDTHGHLTGSSVLAEVGRLIRLGFRSTDVSARYGGEEFVAYLAEIGADGAASAAERIRASIEGHPFRRAADAAGDSVQDSAQVLRVTISIGVSEFPKDGATLVSLIAAADRALYRAKETGRNRVCPA; from the coding sequence TTGGCTAAACAACGGGTCGGGGACGAGACCGTCAGCCTCCCGCGTCCGGTCGTGTCGCCGAAGCTCGACCGGGGGCACGCCGGCCTGGTGGTCATCCAGGGACGGGAAATCGGCCGGCTCTACCGCCTGCGCCGCCGCGAATCGGTCCTGGGGCGCGAGGAAGCGGCCGATCTGCGCGTCCCGGACGACCGCATCTCACGGTGTCACGCGCGGCTGTCGGTCGTGCGTGAAGGCGATGGGGGCGCCCTGCACGTCTTCCTCAGCGACCTGGGGAGCACCAACGGCACCACGGTAAACGGAGAGCCAGTCTCCCGGAGGGAGCTTCGGGAAGGGGACAAGGTGCGGATGGGGGACACCGTCCTGAAGTTCGTTCTCCAGGACGCGCTGGACGCCCGCTTCCACCGCGAGATCCGAAACCGGATCGCCTTCGACCAGCTCACCGGGCTCTTGACCAAGGAGTCGCTGATGACGGCCGCCGAAGGCGAGCTGAAGCGTTGCGCGCGCTTCTCCCTGCCGATGGCGGTCCTGATGATGGACCTGGACCGCTTCAAGAACGTCAACGACACGCACGGGCACCTCACGGGGAGCAGCGTCCTGGCGGAAGTGGGGCGGCTGATCCGGCTGGGCTTCCGCAGCACCGACGTCTCGGCACGTTACGGCGGCGAGGAGTTCGTGGCCTATCTGGCGGAAATCGGGGCGGACGGCGCCGCCAGCGCCGCCGAGCGCATCCGCGCCTCGATCGAAGGGCATCCTTTCCGGCGGGCGGCCGACGCGGCCGGCGACTCCGTCCAAGACTCCGCCCAGGTCCTGCGCGTCACGATCAGCATCGGGGTCTCGGAATTCCCGAAGGATGGCGCGACGCTCGTATCCCTCATCGCCGCGGCGGACCGCGCCCTGTACCGCGCCAAGGAGACGGGCCGGAACCGCGTCTGCCCGGCGTGA
- a CDS encoding amidohydrolase family protein has protein sequence MRRLPCAALLCLALSAPALSAPALTEEPPGKATILLCARVFDGTSSSLSGPTEILVSGGKIIWISKSVGRPLGADVVNLDGHTCLPGFIDTHAHLMFEPGDMDAQMVTRSSAMKTLHGFANARAMLHAGFTSVRVPGDEDLAWGAADLKRAVASGLVEGPRMFVASHALSATGGHGDWSHFDPALGIEGAAIADGPDEIRKAVRREFRNGSDWIKIMATGGFLSAGDEPGTATYSEAELRAAAEEAEALGHHVCAHAHGAEGIKRAVRAGIRSIEHGTFVDDEGLKLMEQKGAWLVPTWSVVDFLLEHGHEQGLPAYALEKLERYRPRLLERRAAVARSRVRLAYGTDVGAYPHAEAWREFVSLVHSGITPLRALRAATLEAAALLDRSDLGALVQGKTADIVALPGDPLRDIQVVSSVDFVMKEGKIVRRP, from the coding sequence ATGCGCCGACTTCCCTGCGCCGCCCTGCTGTGCCTCGCCCTGTCTGCCCCCGCCCTGTCTGCCCCCGCCCTCACCGAGGAGCCGCCGGGTAAAGCGACCATCCTGCTCTGCGCTCGCGTCTTCGACGGGACCTCCTCCTCGCTCTCCGGTCCGACCGAGATCCTGGTCAGCGGCGGGAAGATCATCTGGATCTCGAAGTCGGTGGGCCGCCCGCTGGGCGCCGACGTCGTGAACCTCGATGGCCACACCTGCCTTCCCGGCTTCATCGACACGCACGCCCACCTGATGTTCGAGCCGGGAGACATGGACGCGCAGATGGTGACCCGCTCCTCCGCCATGAAGACGCTGCACGGCTTCGCCAACGCCCGCGCCATGCTGCACGCCGGCTTCACCAGCGTGCGCGTCCCGGGAGACGAGGACCTCGCCTGGGGCGCCGCCGACCTGAAGCGCGCGGTGGCCAGCGGCCTGGTCGAAGGACCGCGCATGTTCGTCGCCTCGCACGCCCTGTCGGCCACCGGCGGACACGGCGATTGGTCCCACTTCGACCCCGCGCTCGGCATCGAAGGCGCGGCGATCGCCGACGGCCCCGACGAGATCCGCAAGGCGGTGCGCCGCGAATTCCGCAACGGCTCCGATTGGATCAAGATCATGGCTACGGGAGGCTTCCTCTCTGCCGGCGACGAGCCGGGCACCGCTACCTATTCCGAAGCGGAACTGCGGGCGGCGGCCGAGGAGGCCGAAGCGCTCGGCCACCACGTCTGCGCCCACGCCCACGGCGCCGAGGGGATCAAGCGCGCCGTGCGCGCCGGCATCCGCTCGATCGAGCACGGCACTTTCGTGGACGACGAAGGGCTCAAGCTGATGGAGCAGAAGGGAGCCTGGCTCGTCCCTACCTGGAGCGTCGTCGACTTCCTCCTCGAGCACGGTCACGAGCAAGGCCTCCCCGCCTACGCCCTGGAGAAGCTGGAGCGCTACCGTCCGCGCCTGCTCGAGCGCCGCGCCGCCGTGGCCCGCAGCCGCGTGCGCCTCGCCTACGGCACCGACGTCGGCGCCTATCCTCACGCCGAGGCTTGGCGCGAGTTCGTCTCCCTCGTCCATTCCGGCATCACGCCCCTGCGCGCCCTGCGCGCCGCCACGCTCGAAGCCGCCGCTTTGCTGGACCGGAGCGACCTCGGCGCCCTGGTACAAGGCAAAACCGCGGACATCGTCGCCCTGCCGGGTGACCCGCTGCGTGACATCCAGGTCGTCTCCTCGGTGGATTTTGTGATGAAGGAAGGGAAGATCGTGAGGAGGCCTTGA
- a CDS encoding potassium channel family protein: MGYENVRDYAGGLQDWKDHGEKVERGEAPLPPVAALLPAQRDASQREGGARAAPPVSRPAPARPGRASWLLDRIAEWSIARLLSIWLAMVVGMGAIYWLWTALRGDGIRSAARPLGSGFADLLSATYFSFVTALSIGYGDLTPVGSLRWLAILEGGVGLLLWGAVISKMVSRRQEKLTEELHRLGFEDRLDRIRTNLHFLLADLHAISALCAVRQERPDRILVRVESAATVFAGELRDIHDLLYRPQQLPDEDVLESILAGLAATMREMTEVVACVEGARQRSPTLGRTLDTVSRLAGEVCGDCVPREYAPDMKAWMDRIQDLARQIT; this comes from the coding sequence ATGGGCTACGAGAACGTGCGGGACTATGCGGGCGGTTTGCAGGACTGGAAGGATCACGGCGAGAAAGTCGAGAGGGGAGAGGCGCCGCTACCCCCCGTCGCCGCGCTGTTGCCCGCCCAGCGGGATGCGTCCCAGCGCGAAGGGGGCGCGCGCGCAGCGCCGCCGGTCTCCCGTCCCGCCCCGGCACGACCGGGCCGCGCCTCCTGGCTGCTCGATCGCATCGCCGAATGGTCGATCGCCCGGCTGCTTTCGATCTGGCTCGCGATGGTCGTGGGCATGGGGGCGATCTACTGGCTTTGGACGGCGCTGCGCGGCGACGGAATACGGAGCGCCGCCCGTCCCCTGGGGTCGGGGTTCGCCGACCTGCTCAGCGCCACCTACTTCAGCTTCGTGACCGCCCTATCCATCGGCTACGGCGACCTCACCCCAGTCGGCAGCCTCCGCTGGCTGGCTATCCTGGAAGGCGGAGTCGGACTGCTTCTGTGGGGCGCGGTCATCTCGAAGATGGTCTCCCGCCGGCAGGAGAAGCTCACCGAGGAGCTGCACCGTCTCGGATTCGAGGACCGGCTGGATCGGATTCGGACCAACCTCCACTTTCTCCTGGCCGATCTCCACGCCATCTCGGCGCTCTGCGCCGTGCGGCAGGAAAGGCCCGATCGGATCCTGGTGCGCGTGGAGAGCGCCGCCACCGTCTTCGCCGGCGAGCTGCGCGACATCCACGACCTCCTGTACCGCCCCCAGCAGCTTCCCGACGAGGACGTGCTGGAGTCGATCCTGGCCGGCCTGGCCGCGACGATGCGCGAGATGACCGAGGTCGTCGCTTGCGTGGAAGGGGCGCGGCAGCGTTCGCCGACGCTCGGGAGGACCCTCGACACCGTCTCCAGGCTGGCCGGAGAGGTCTGCGGAGATTGCGTCCCGCGCGAATACGCTCCCGACATGAAGGCCTGGATGGACCGCATCCAGGATCTGGCGCGCCAGATCACGTGA
- a CDS encoding rhodanese-like domain-containing protein, with the protein MRTEPMPTEVVRSSEEVSWEEVHRRQGEKGLAIVDVLPEASYQSGHIPGALSLPVAELREKSPEILPDRKQEIIVYCGSFT; encoded by the coding sequence GTGAGGACCGAGCCGATGCCGACCGAGGTGGTGCGCAGCAGCGAAGAGGTGAGTTGGGAAGAAGTCCACCGGCGCCAGGGCGAGAAAGGCCTGGCGATCGTGGATGTCCTGCCCGAGGCCTCGTACCAATCCGGCCACATTCCCGGGGCGCTCAGCCTGCCCGTGGCCGAGCTGCGCGAGAAATCGCCGGAGATCCTTCCCGATCGCAAGCAGGAGATCATCGTCTACTGCGGCAGCTTCACGTGA
- a CDS encoding Zn-dependent hydrolase, with protein MSTQGRSLAFVAIVLLAADLAWAAGKPGGPGGSENVPESKNMPESKNVAEGKNVPRKLQAMLDRYAKAEMSFDARPLPAKDKQLLKHLIAAGKQIDAIFWRQSDPKAVEIRDRLARAKDPESQALYRLVLLNAGPFDRFDEFKSFTGSRPAPPGAGFYPEDLTKEELDAYFAAHPEEKERLLSPHTLVRRAGKKLVTVPYHVAYAQWIEPAARELEAAAALSQNASFTRYLRSRAKALRSDDFFASDCDWIDLRDTPYELVFGPFEVYDDRLMGVKATYEASVAVRDAVESDRLKTYVSHLQELEDNLPYPEQDRRKVGTLSSPMVVVRDIYRGGDLNYGYQAVATNLPNDPRVHEAKGSKKIFWKNVMDARVNQVILPISRELLVHEQAVKVTPRGVFEDVLMHEISHALGPRYVRGTGEKVPVNERIGDLYSPLEEMKATVAGLVSMAWFFDHGVMPADSEEEHYASYLGGIFRSVRFGASEAHGRAGMVELNFGRERGAIRRDAATGRWSVVTPKMRDSIRALAEKALEIERAGDRSAAGALFAKYGSVPEDLQKDLDRLRNVPIEIEPIYKNAW; from the coding sequence GTGAGCACGCAAGGTAGGAGTCTTGCCTTCGTCGCGATCGTTCTTCTCGCTGCGGACCTGGCGTGGGCGGCGGGAAAGCCGGGAGGCCCCGGCGGGAGCGAGAACGTGCCCGAGAGCAAGAACATGCCGGAGAGCAAGAACGTCGCTGAGGGCAAGAACGTGCCCCGGAAGCTGCAGGCCATGCTCGACCGCTACGCGAAGGCGGAGATGAGCTTCGATGCCCGGCCCCTCCCCGCCAAGGACAAGCAGCTCCTCAAGCACCTGATCGCCGCCGGCAAGCAGATCGACGCCATCTTCTGGCGGCAGTCCGATCCCAAGGCCGTGGAGATCCGCGACCGCCTGGCGCGCGCCAAGGATCCCGAATCTCAGGCGCTGTACCGCCTCGTCCTGCTCAACGCCGGTCCCTTCGATCGCTTCGACGAGTTCAAGTCCTTCACCGGCAGCCGTCCCGCCCCGCCCGGAGCCGGCTTCTATCCGGAGGACCTCACCAAGGAGGAGCTGGACGCCTACTTCGCCGCGCATCCGGAGGAGAAGGAGCGCCTGCTCTCCCCCCACACCCTCGTGCGCCGCGCAGGGAAGAAGCTGGTGACCGTGCCCTACCACGTCGCCTACGCGCAGTGGATCGAGCCGGCCGCGCGCGAGCTGGAAGCGGCGGCGGCGCTCTCGCAGAACGCCTCCTTTACCCGCTACCTGCGCTCGCGCGCCAAGGCGCTGCGCAGCGACGATTTCTTCGCCAGCGACTGCGATTGGATCGATCTGCGGGACACGCCCTACGAGCTGGTCTTTGGCCCCTTCGAGGTCTACGACGACCGACTGATGGGGGTGAAGGCGACCTACGAAGCGTCGGTCGCCGTGCGCGACGCCGTCGAAAGCGATCGCCTGAAGACGTACGTGTCCCACCTGCAGGAGCTGGAGGACAACCTGCCGTACCCGGAGCAGGACCGCCGAAAGGTCGGGACCCTCTCTTCGCCGATGGTGGTGGTGCGCGACATCTATCGCGGCGGCGACCTCAACTACGGCTACCAGGCCGTGGCCACCAACCTGCCGAACGACCCCCGGGTGCACGAAGCGAAGGGGAGCAAGAAGATCTTCTGGAAGAACGTCATGGACGCCCGCGTCAACCAGGTCATCCTGCCCATCAGCCGCGAGCTGCTGGTGCATGAGCAGGCGGTGAAGGTTACCCCTCGCGGCGTCTTCGAGGACGTCCTGATGCACGAGATCTCGCACGCCCTGGGGCCACGCTACGTGCGCGGCACCGGCGAGAAGGTGCCGGTGAACGAGCGCATCGGGGACCTCTACTCTCCGCTGGAGGAGATGAAGGCGACAGTGGCGGGACTGGTGTCGATGGCCTGGTTCTTCGACCACGGCGTCATGCCCGCCGACTCCGAAGAGGAGCATTACGCCTCCTACCTCGGCGGCATCTTCCGCTCCGTACGCTTCGGGGCCAGTGAAGCGCACGGCCGTGCGGGCATGGTGGAGCTCAACTTCGGGCGCGAGCGCGGCGCCATCCGCCGCGACGCGGCCACCGGCCGCTGGTCGGTCGTGACCCCCAAGATGCGCGACTCGATCCGCGCTTTGGCCGAGAAGGCGCTGGAAATCGAGCGCGCCGGCGACCGCAGCGCCGCCGGGGCTCTCTTCGCCAAATACGGCAGCGTCCCTGAGGATCTACAGAAGGACCTGGACCGTCTGCGCAACGTCCCGATCGAGATCGAGCCCATCTACAAGAACGCCTGGTGA